The genomic interval AACGCTGATATTTCACGATGTTGCTGCGAAACTGCCTTGTGAGTCCTGCGGGGTGGTCAGCATCCATAAGGAGGCAGCTGGGAAAGAGGTGGGCGGCCATGTTGGATGAGCCAATGCAGGGAAAGGTCTCCCAGGAGGGCATGTGGCTGGAATAGGAGGCAAAAGCCTGGGAAGGAACCAACAGAATGTATACCGCTCTTTCCTCTTACTCTGAATACTGCGAGTCTGCACCATGAAGGAAAactcaagcttttttttctttttatcttgcTTTGTTTTATGAACAAAGAGATGTGTTGCCTCAGAACTCAAAGATGAAATGGCCAAAAAGcaaaatttgatttttgaaaCAAAGCTGACAAACCTGTACGGTACTGTAGGAAACACACATAGCTGCAACAGAACGCTGCCATCAGGATTCTCTTCGAGACAGAAGCTGGAAACCTGGACACCCATATGGCACAACACCAGTACAACTGTGCTCACCGACTCCGGGTGCACAAGAAGCCGACGAGTTTTCACGATGAACGCCAATTGCCTCCTTGTCTCCTACCATGCCAGATGCCAAGCAATGAAAAAGAGGATTCGCAAATCAGTCAGGACTGAGGCGGCTCTTGTTTATTGTGCAGTGGCAGTCTGTCTAAGTGTCCTTTTCCTGATATGATACAGTGTGGTCAGCAAGTTTAACAAATTCCTGTACTGATGAAATCTGTTAAACCTCCTGGCCACCCTGTACTTGTGTATGAGCAGCAGTAGATGAATGACTAGCTGACCATGCTCGGGCTTGGCATCCATTATTACGCCTTGCATGATAAGTAtacaacagcagacacacatactctctctatGTTCCAGATGGGAGGAAGACCTTTTCAATGGactggtgtgtgggtggggagaGAAGGCAAGACAGACACACCCGATGGAGTGGTAACACTTATAGAATGAGGACCGATGAGACAAAAGGCTTGAAATGTTACACCCACTTGATAGGGGTAAGCAACATGGAATAAATATTACAGTATGATATTAAAGGCTGTCAAGCTGTTAGCAATGCATCTtgatatgtgaaaatatttagaTAAAAGTTTACTTTCTGATGTCATGAGTTGACGCATTACtcctaaaataataatatgccTTCAAATGTTACTTTTAATATCTTCAAATACTGAACACTTGCTAccagtttgttttaatttgatttgtggAGTCTGGCTTGTGGCTTTTTTATGTACTTAAAATGTCATAGTATGAAATGTCATAATATTACTGACATAATGATATTTTATGATATTGTGCACATCCATATCACTGTTTACcagtatggattttttttaacattcaccaTTATCACTCTCCTGCTTGACTCTTAGGACCAAATACAGCATCATGAGGAAAAAGGAAGTTGTGTCTCAGATTATCCAAACTTCCATCAAAAGCTAAAGACGTGAAAAGCTTGTGTGATTCTTTAATTCATTTGAGACTGAGATTCAGGAAGCATAATTTATTCTTTTCTGACATGTCAAACACAGAAGTGAAGTTCACCATCACTGCAGTGCCAACAGGttctgtccatggtgctgacaTACAGCCATTGAGGAATATATACTGCACAGCTGCCTCCCGGGAAACTCCAGCAGCTATAATTCAAAGCATTCCTAACTTGGAAGTTCCACCCACTTCCACATTATTGTCAAAGGGCTGTGTTTCCCTCTGGACTGGAATGGAATGACTGGAAATGTGGTACAATTGTGGTACACAAAATGCCAAGCCCACTCATTTCCTTCTCAATAGTGCCAGGTAGGGCACTTCTAAAAACTCTTACGACAAAGAATTTGTGTGGGTGACGGCAACCACATGGTAAATACTGCTGTCCATATTCCATTCAATACCATGGAACAaaaagtaccccccccccacccaaaaaaaacagaaacatataagggttcatgaataaacatgaatacaGCTGTAAAGAGAAGCAGTGGAGTTGTGTCAGTGAAGTTGAACGCGAGGGCAAGGTAAATGACTCGAGGGCATCACGGCTGAACGGCTGTTGATCAGTGCGCATGTGACTCCAGAGGAGGCCCGCGTGTAGAAGGTTTGTTTCAGAAGCAGAACAGCTGTGGCTTGCTGTCTCTGATCCGCTCACAAAGGGGTCCTTTGTGCTCGGTCATATCATGTGTATATGATGTAATGAGATCAAGGCAGCGCTGGTTCCCTTTCCgatttcaaaataaactgagGCGGCCTCGTTCGCTGGTCTTTATCCACCCCTCTGTGCTAATTTGGCACTGGTTAATACAAGATTTTCTCTGATCTACACTTTTATGTTTGTTGGTTTTCTGTAGGGGGGGGCACcacaccacccaccccctcctccaaaCTGCTATCCCCTCCACACTGCTGaacactaccccacactgctaTTCACAGCTCTACACTGCTGAACACTACCCCACACTGTTAttcacagctccacactgctctacacttccccacactgctacacacagCTGTATGCTGCACACTTCCGCATTTGAACATGGAATAGTTGTCAGTTATTGCATCACTCGATAagcgtttttgttttttttttgttttttttgcagaaggAAGTTTGAATGCTTCCCATCTGTCAGTCAACAGGGGATCATATTTGCCCTCCACTAAAGGTCACTGTATCAGTGGAACTGCTGTTTGGTAAGAGTCCACTGTGAGGTGAATGCATGGAGCACTCAAAAAATTAACCCTCTGCTTGAAATACACTCTATAAGAACAGTGAGAACATAGCAAAATAATACATGAGATCATTGAAAATTGCAATTGTCGTTTAGTACTAACAAGGAATTTTTGATGGGTCTTTCTGCCCcatttgaaatatgaacatCTTCATTACACTAAACCACATCCACGTCACACACCAGCTTTCCTTTTAGCCTCCATGAGACCCAGAGGAACCACAGAGTTAAACATTGCTTACATTCCTGTGTCCTCCTTAATTTAACTTCCATTGATACGGAATTGTTTTTAGACGGCTATGAAAGGTATGCAGTAAATTTCCCTTTCTGATTATGATTCAAgatacataattttaaaataaaccagaATGTGTCTGAGTTTGACTCACTGTGGTCTGTGGGCCAGTCTGCTCTTACGCCACTGGgattcacattcaaataaatgtcCTTTTACCATGATAAAATGATGTGCTGTGACTGattatttatcaaaaaaatTGATCTGAATGAGATAAGGGGTGAAGTCTAAAACTTGATCTCCTAAAAACAAGAAGCAGAAAAGGAGGaagatgaatattaataataagaaTGCGCTTATTTTCTAAAAACCCAGAATACATAGCATTggagttaaataaaaaataaaattcattttaaaagatctaaaaacattaaacagcaaacaaaaacacacacccaatgATATAACTGAAGTTTTGGGAGTAGAATTTGCAGGCAATCCCTGTACAATTAACCAAAACTAGATGTTCCCATTGAcaataaaaatcccacttactACTTACTTTCCACGTCAGCAGTTTACGGCATCCCatcatttcccataatgccatCATCCCATCATTTCCTTGTTTATGATGTCAAaacggggggttgggggggggggggggggggtcaacaacctctgCCCATAGCTAGGTGCAATACCAACATTGGACTCCAGACTATAACCATGTCACAAACTTTATGCTTCAACTGTATGGATTTTTGATTCAGTTGAATATAAGATAATAGCTAGTGTACCTTACATTTTGACCTTGGTGATGGTTACAGCTTGCATTTTTCAATTCAGAACTCAAAGGTCGACGTCTTTCAAACCGTTCAACCTTCAAACCGAGAATATGATGGTGCTCTAGCTCTTACCCAGATTAACAAGAAGCAGGGCACTGTTACTATTTCGTTGCAGTTTGTTGAAAACGACAAAAGAAATTTCATGCTTTCAGAGTGCTATGAACTCTCAAGCCATTCCCTCAGTCAAGAGGTGAAAGAAACTTCTGTGTTCCTGTTTGAATGTGAATCCCTGGCTGTGCGCATTTATagaaattattttcagtctGGAAAATGGCACCACACCTTTGCCCTTTCCTTGGCCTCCATGATGCTATTTATATGTCTGAGCGTCAACTCCTTATAAATGAATTTGCACAAACAGAGGACTCACTGAACCATTTCCTGTAAGCATGATTATTTCtgatgcagctgtttttttatacTATATTATTTGTTGCTGggatacatttatttaacacaaaaaGCCGGTCTTGAGGGTTCCTGCTTCACAGTGGTAATCACAACTTTAGACACTTTGACCTTGTCATTGTTGAATTATTGTGTATTATCGGAATACAGTAGATTACTTAGCTGTACGTGGAAGAAAATACAAGTTACCTTACTTTATTGGGTAGTTCCTATCTGAAACTGAACAGAGCTGATTTTGTGAAAATCCTTGTAAAATTAAGTAGACCAAAGTAATATGTTTGCTTGAGAGTTAGAATCTGCACCATCAAGCCTCTGGTCACTATCATGATGGCGAacttgctgtgctgtgagtctGTTCGGTCTAAGCAAACTCACTTTATTGAGTAATTTAGTTAAGCAAGCTTTATTAAGTTTGACTCTCACACCAcatgttttgttaatttcagtacattaaacacacactgttgcatgggtattttaaaaaaaatcctccttgCATCAGCACGTTACTCACAGTACATCTAACAGAAATGTAAGTTTCCAGTTATCTTGATCTTTTTAATATCTAATTATATCATGATCATTTAATATTACTTATAGCATTATTTACCCCATTTATAACAAGATTGGCTAAAACAAGCCAAGCCATTCCATTGGACTGTGACTAGTTTATACTGAATTAATGGATGCACTCATGAAATGTTAGCGTGTCATATATTTGCCACTAACCGTACATATGTTATATTGTcataacatataatatataataacatatattgtaatatacagtatttagcAATCTATGGGTAATTAGCTCCCCCTCACTACTACCTTTTCTAAAATGCAAAGCACCCAGCCCAACAGCCCCATTTTACAGTCTAAAGTAATGTCTTTAGCACTGACGCCAGGAGGATATTCCTGGAAAAttgatgaaatgtaattcaaatcCATGCTAAGAACTCTGAGTCAGATCCCTTCGTTTTTGCTGTAGAAAGATGAACACCTCCCTTTTCCAGGAATGGGAATTTGTATACTGCATTATGTTCTGCTTTCAGCTGTAAACTATGGCCTCTGGTCCCTATGGCCACTGAACCCTGTCTAAGTGATGataattttctgtttctgagcAATCCCCTGGACTCTAAACATTCAGGTCTTCCATTCCCCATGGGtcacttccttttcctctgtggCAATACTTCTGGGGTTATTCGGGAACCATCTTACCCTAGTGAGTAAAGGAATACAAAGCACTGCTCTAGGATATGCTACACCTTCTGTTGTAGCTCTAAGATCATTCTCACAAACAAGTTCCTAATATCTTTTAATACGGACATTTAAGAGAAAGAGCGTCACAGACAATCAACATCACAAGATCAATAGGAATACATCTAGAGGACTTGCAGCTCCAGAGATAACATTCAGCAAATGGTAGGAAACTGTTCCCTGACATCCCATTCCTGTCAAACACCATACTGAGATTGCAAGTGTATGCCTAGGTTAATATTTAAGTGCAGTGCCTTATAAATGGCAAATGGACTATACCATTcaaaatacaatgcatacaCACTTAAGTAAACCTCCACCTGAATAATTACACAAAACCCTGACATACACCTTCAGATACATAATTAGACCCATTTGGAAAAATGGTGGGTCCCAAACCTGCAACAGAAGGTGTCGAGCCCATCTGGTGTACTGACCTCAACAGGCAGCTTTTTCAACCAAGTAGGGGCCAAGACAAACAGGGGATGTGACCAGGATGCAAGGGAGGGGGGATATGGCCAAGCCTGCTGAAGAAATTGAGCTGTACATACCCTTTATACAGTATTATTAGTCATGAAGATTAGGCAAAATCCAAATCCTGCATAAGTATCTTCAAATGCTCTCCAGTTAAACGCAGCATTAGTCTCAAGAAACATTTGCCTATGAATTTTTGCTAAATGGTTTGATAGTTTATGGCTGAAACATTGTGAGTTTTGATTGCGGCTCATTAAAAATTATGTATTATCTAAGCAACCAATGTTGTCTTTAATTGTGCAATAAATCTCCCTTGTGGTTTAATGGGTTTTGTCTAGAATAAACGTAAAAGGGATAGCTCTAAGCAGCAACAACCTGAAACCACAGCAGAAGCCCAGTGAATAACAAGCAGGATAAGCACATGTAAAGAAGTCACTAACATAGTCAAATAGATCAAAATTTGCTGATTACTCAGTGGTTAACATTATATCAAGTTGAATTCATATCCAAAATGGTCAGCAACCCATGTGACCTGAGAAAAGGTGCATTATTGGCtactgctgtgtgctgatgtAAATGATTCTATAATGAGTATATTCATATTGATATGAGTCAAGCAGGGTTCCAGCTTCCAAGAAAAATGACCATATATTTGTAGATGCCAAGAGAGCCCATGAGAAAAGGTCTAGAGAAAGTGGTCATTGGTTTTAACGTGAAAGTAAATGCATGTGAggattttgtgtatttgttaatACAATATATTCTTACGTATTAACAGTTAAATGTAACTTCATGATGGCATATGAAAGGAAtagaagggattttttttgcatggaaaGATTACAACATGCTGATTGTTGTTTGAATTGAATACGAACCGGTGAGGTCATGTGAATGCATGCCTACTTGCATTGCctacaaaaaaaatcctaaatCCTTTGAATCTAgatcatttttctttctatcGTGGAAAAAAACACCGTTTGGATAACGGGCGATGAACACTCCacagcaagcaagcaaacaaacagttACGGTACAAGTTACATGCAGTGGTTAACTTGTTAGCCGCGACAACCAATAGCACAGAGATACTACTATCACTTGTTACATGGTACGGGTGTGACCAGCAGGTTGCACTATCGGCGCGTCCAGAAACATGCATCTCCGTAATAAAATAAGGACGCGTCAATAAAAGCGGCAGACATGGTCATTGCCAAGATGCATATGTATCTGTTGTTAACATATAGTCTGATCGTCAAAGAAAAATAGTAATTGTGGTGGGGGTGCGATGACATTGTTTTGGTAACATGGTTGCGGTGTGACGCTCGGGCTGTCTTGTTGTGAACACAAACCCACCAGACCGTCCTCTTCCTGGTGTTGGCCACTGAGCGTGCGCAGAACGGTACTGCAGCAACGCAAGTGACGTTTGGCAAATTTGAAACAGGCAAGTCTGAACATATATCTTATGCGTGGTCCCTATGATCATACGCAGAGGAATATCCTGAATGCGCGCAGCCACGACATGGTGATTGCCTGTTTCATATGAACCCGACCTGCAACCAGCCGACAGACGTAACGTGACAGTTagttgtgtgttttaaatttacagAGCTCGCGATGGGTTTGCATTGTTGACATTGTACCTGTCAAGTGGAATCAAGTACTGGTTGTTAACAAAAATGTTGGTATCCACGGCGGCTCCGGAGGATGAGTTAGCATCAGCAGCGGCGACTGGAAACACTGAGCGCGTGGGAATTTTACTGCAAGATGGAGTTGATGTCAACGCAGTAAATTGCTTTGGACGAACACCTCTGCAGGTTGGTTCTCAGTCATATCCGCTCGTATTTTGGTTAGCCTGTTGGGATTAGCCTATTTCCagatatatattaaataaaccCTCATTTAGCTGATTTGGGGGCAGCCTGCAGTGGGCATCAGAGAAATTGACAGCatccacattaaaataaaaacggCTGAAAAtatagttttgtatttttgcattttaaactaGCGTTTATATTCAAATAAACGATGCTTTGTCGTTTTAGCATCTGCCGTCAGCGCTTTGTAGTATGCCTTTACTTGTAGGAATTGGAGCTGTGGTCAACGTCCTGAAATTCATGTTCATTGTCTGTTGTTAAACACTCGCGCATGCACGCCATAACAACCAGCTATAGTTGATGCGTTAACTGTTATTTTAGAAACTTAATATATCATTGTCAACTGCTCCTACTGAACAGTTATATTCGTTCGACGATGAGAAGCTATTTTGCTTCTTGTGTACATCACGAATATTAACTGTATGAGAAGTGGAAGTAAGTGTAGGCTTGTTTATGAGATGTTAACataaagaagtttttttttatcaggtcACACCCATATTGTACACAGTTGCGCTTTTACCGAATGAGCATGGTTAAATTCTTATAAATAAATAGGCCCCACATTTAAATAAGTTTCAAACTCCCTGAAATGCGGAAAATGCTAATAATTTTAGAATATGCACTAAACTGCGTTAGCCGGAAAGactgtttcatttgaaatgttataTTGAGGCGTTTGCGTTAACAGCACCTGCAAACAGAATGCCGAATGgtttcaatttatttatatatttatttttattatcattatttattgttactgttttcaTGACAGAGATTAACTTCAGTTTAACCTATGAAACAGCATTAGTTCGGTCCCATGGAAAGGCTAACAGTGTATGTtcacatatatttcatatacatgTTACGGGCATCTTAGGATATTTCgagatgaacaaaaaagaatcAAATGTATTTCTATCAAATGGAAATAATACATGTAGTAAATATTTTGATTCCTGTGAAAACATAGTTTATCTGTTCATGATAAACTCAGAACGCAGCTAATTTGTTTGATAGGCTGTGTGAAACTCATTTATGGGAGTTTTTATACATTTCGTATGAGTCGCCGTGAAGTCTAACAAGAAATTTGGAATAGATatacattaattttaaattttcgTTTTTGTAGGTGATGATGATGGGTAGCACTGCAGTGGCTCATTTACTGCTCAGACACGGAGCAAATCCCAACGTTTCTGACTGCCACACCGGCGCTACTCCGCTCCATGATGCTGCAAGAGAGGGCTTTCTGGAGACGGTGGAGATCCTAATCCAGTTCCACGCCGACAAAAATGCCACGGACAATAGAAACTACCGACCTATTGATGTAGCTCGAGAGAACGGACACCTGGAGGTTGTGTCTTATCTGGAATCTTTGTaaatacagcacagtgtaatACGTTTTTTGACTGGCATAAATGACGTTTGTCTGCAGGCTGTTTTAATTTATAGTTAAGTAATGTATAGAGTGTTAGAGctaaaaagattttttgttGTAGTCTGTGAaacagacatttatttattcgttGCAATGTGAAGGTTAGTTTAGTTACATGTTTTCTAATTTAATCAACGGTTTTATTAGCTCACAGAGCCACGGACGAAGTGGAAGATTTATCATGGCATGGGCAATATTTAAATACTGACAGAGTGTTGATTTGTCTTCCATTTGATTAGCACGCAATGAATACAcgcaatcataaaaaaaatcagtatcaCAGCTGAGGCATAGAGAATAGGCTAATTggaatttaaatataatatattgtttATCATAATATTACGTGTAGCCTACTGTATTTCTTTATCGCTGCACTTTTATATTTAAGTGTTGTAGGATACTAAATGTGAACTAAAATTTAGTAAGTTCACAGACATAGTTGAAAGGcgtttgttttgtgttaatcAATAACGAATTGATAAATatggttgaaaatgaaaatgtgaaatcttATATCCGCAAAATACCTATTAGACTACTTTTCAGGCGTTTATAATCTTGAAAACAGCCTTATTTGTTGCACTAAACAGCCTAAATAAACGAGAAAAGTGTGTTGTATGAAtagaaatagatttttttttcatacaaactAGTTTTCTGAATCAATCTATTTCACGAAAAGAGAGCTATAGCCCCATCGTTTCCATAGCCTCCCCCATAATACACTGTCCGGTTTAGAACCACGTGACAATGCGTATTACTGTGATAATGTACATTCCAACgttattttgaaatgtcagtCACAGACACCCTTGACAATATTGGACATTGAAATAATTGTTAGTTATGACAGAAAATAGAAACAGCTTCAATAGTGACGCACTGTTTAAct from Megalops cyprinoides isolate fMegCyp1 chromosome 22, fMegCyp1.pri, whole genome shotgun sequence carries:
- the cdkn2a/b gene encoding cyclin-dependent kinase 4 inhibitor C; amino-acid sequence: MLVSTAAPEDELASAAATGNTERVGILLQDGVDVNAVNCFGRTPLQVMMMGSTAVAHLLLRHGANPNVSDCHTGATPLHDAAREGFLETVEILIQFHADKNATDNRNYRPIDVARENGHLEVVSYLESL